A genomic stretch from Candidatus Dormiibacterota bacterium includes:
- a CDS encoding LptF/LptG family permease: MLWKRIRRTLRPSILDRYLLEELAGPFGFGLSAFTLIFAATQILAIGRIVSSDHAPLWAAIELFLWNLPGEVVLVIPMALLLGTLLAIQRLSGESEITAMKAGGITFMRIVVPLLFAGFALSFVTYVLQEVVVPFAQDRVTEIEDTVISHTSAFSRDLTVSAPLPGGGRQITIATAYEPHSQALLHVTLIQYDRNNHPTQIVFADRADFTSDRWTLDNASVYRFNPDGTTLSEPNVPQQQVELGEKPTDIVKRLSQNNPEAMSRTQIADIVRSGQLTQTEQRKYVATYWEKLARPFACFVFVLIAVPFGVRSMRGGGSTSLGFGLAVGIAFIYYVVMTIFSYIGESYAGLTFISAWMPNLIFTGIGLARLRRAATR, translated from the coding sequence GTGCTTTGGAAGCGAATTCGGCGAACGCTGCGCCCCTCGATCCTGGATCGTTATCTCCTCGAAGAACTGGCGGGGCCGTTCGGCTTCGGCCTTTCCGCGTTCACGCTGATCTTTGCGGCGACGCAGATTCTGGCGATCGGCCGGATCGTCTCGTCCGACCACGCGCCGCTATGGGCGGCCATCGAACTCTTTTTATGGAATCTCCCGGGCGAAGTCGTGCTGGTCATTCCCATGGCCCTGCTGCTCGGCACGTTGCTCGCGATTCAACGCCTCTCGGGCGAGAGCGAGATCACGGCGATGAAGGCCGGCGGCATCACCTTCATGCGTATCGTCGTGCCGCTGCTCTTCGCGGGCTTCGCGTTGTCGTTCGTGACGTACGTCTTGCAAGAGGTCGTGGTGCCGTTCGCTCAAGACCGCGTTACCGAGATCGAAGATACGGTGATCAGCCACACCAGCGCTTTTAGCCGCGATCTCACCGTATCGGCGCCGCTGCCCGGCGGTGGCCGGCAAATCACCATCGCGACGGCGTACGAGCCGCATTCGCAGGCGTTGCTTCACGTTACCCTGATCCAATACGATCGCAACAACCATCCCACGCAGATCGTGTTCGCCGATCGCGCCGATTTCACGAGCGATCGCTGGACGCTCGATAACGCCAGCGTCTACCGCTTCAATCCCGATGGCACGACGCTCTCCGAGCCCAACGTTCCTCAGCAGCAGGTCGAACTGGGTGAGAAGCCAACCGACATCGTCAAGCGCTTGAGCCAGAACAATCCGGAGGCTATGAGCCGAACGCAGATTGCCGATATCGTGCGCAGCGGTCAATTAACGCAGACCGAGCAACGCAAGTACGTGGCCACGTATTGGGAGAAATTGGCGCGTCCGTTCGCGTGCTTCGTTTTCGTTTTGATCGCGGTGCCGTTCGGCGTACGCTCGATGCGCGGCGGCGGGAGCACGAGCCTGGGGTTTGGTTTAGCCGTCGGCATAGCATTCATCTACTACGTCGTGATGACGATCTTTTCGTACATCGGTGAATCGTACGCGGGACTGACCTTTATCTCGGCCTGGATGCCGAACCTGATCTTCACCGGCATCGGTCTCGCGCGATTGCGCCGAGCGGCGACGAGGTAG
- a CDS encoding DUF3084 domain-containing protein: protein MTFVDFVRGMGTLLFIMVVAGGVAYVGDRVGHQVGRRRLTLFGIRPRYTSTIVAIGTGMLISLVVTVGAILASQQVKTAFFHLSALNTEIATLQARQSELEQKVNTGRLVYPTEALMVPSYLIIHQGDSQATRFKELKAYYLKAVEFMNATYPPLGLKRYTIPADIDQKLKKDVLDSPVMIAGLNQNNMLLTVGSAQNLFVNDPIHFVINATPDARRFIKGQPIASIKIPGSSGASANIALQEVQTLVANAARAVQMPPYLARHVQALQILPDIAQMQQMLAKRGTYFMTAYAAEDIYPHTGGVPVVIALSQIPTPAPK, encoded by the coding sequence ATGACGTTCGTCGATTTCGTCCGCGGCATGGGCACGCTACTCTTCATCATGGTGGTGGCGGGCGGCGTAGCATACGTGGGCGATCGCGTAGGCCATCAAGTCGGCCGCCGCCGCCTGACGCTCTTCGGCATTCGCCCGCGCTATACGTCCACGATCGTCGCGATCGGCACCGGAATGCTCATCTCGCTCGTCGTGACGGTCGGCGCGATTCTCGCTTCGCAACAAGTGAAAACCGCGTTTTTCCACTTGAGCGCGCTCAACACGGAGATTGCGACGCTGCAGGCGCGCCAAAGCGAACTCGAGCAGAAGGTGAATACCGGGCGATTGGTTTACCCAACCGAGGCGCTCATGGTTCCCTCGTATCTCATCATCCATCAGGGTGACAGCCAAGCGACGCGCTTTAAGGAACTCAAGGCGTATTACCTCAAAGCGGTCGAGTTCATGAACGCGACGTACCCGCCGCTCGGGCTCAAGCGTTACACAATCCCCGCCGACATCGATCAAAAATTAAAAAAAGACGTCCTCGATTCGCCGGTGATGATCGCCGGGCTCAATCAAAACAACATGTTGCTCACCGTGGGATCGGCGCAGAATCTTTTCGTCAACGATCCGATCCACTTCGTGATCAACGCGACGCCGGACGCGCGCCGCTTCATCAAAGGCCAGCCGATCGCGTCGATCAAGATTCCCGGCAGCAGCGGCGCTAGCGCCAACATCGCACTCCAAGAAGTGCAGACGCTCGTGGCGAACGCGGCTCGCGCGGTGCAGATGCCGCCGTATCTCGCGAGGCACGTGCAAGCTCTGCAGATCCTCCCCGATATCGCCCAGATGCAGCAGATGCTGGCAAAACGGGGGACGTATTTTATGACGGCCTACGCGGCCGAGGACATTTATCCTCACACCGGCGGTGTGCCCGTGGTCATCGCGCTTTCGCAGATACCGACCCCCGCACCGAAATGA
- the lptC gene encoding LPS export ABC transporter periplasmic protein LptC, translated as MGRERSRALAAALLAGLLAACTPLAPKNQPVANPTPTPSPSLPPLKFTGRGTATQPVRMIQQKSNRKQYELTARSYESTGTQGSARATLHQVHVTFYDADGSTLVASAPNALVDQAAKTVTLIGGVRATSSAGMTLACDTLTYSARDEMIHGVGHVVAHGPNGLDASGNRIDSNISLTRTRMQ; from the coding sequence ATGGGCCGTGAGCGCTCGCGCGCGTTGGCCGCCGCGCTTCTAGCCGGCCTGCTGGCCGCATGTACGCCTCTGGCCCCGAAGAACCAGCCGGTCGCAAACCCCACCCCCACGCCCAGCCCGTCGCTGCCTCCGCTCAAATTTACCGGTCGCGGGACCGCCACGCAACCCGTACGGATGATCCAGCAAAAAAGCAACCGCAAGCAGTACGAATTGACGGCCCGCTCCTACGAGAGCACCGGCACCCAAGGGAGTGCTCGCGCCACGCTGCACCAAGTACACGTAACCTTTTACGATGCCGACGGTTCGACGTTGGTGGCTTCGGCACCGAACGCGCTCGTCGATCAGGCAGCCAAGACGGTGACGTTAATCGGCGGCGTGCGCGCGACCAGCAGTGCGGGCATGACCCTCGCATGCGATACCCTCACCTACTCCGCGCGCGACGAGATGATCCACGGGGTCGGTCACGTTGTAGCTCACGGCCCCAACGGCTTAGATGCAAGCGGCAATCGCATCGATTCCAACATCTCGCTCACCCGTACACGGATGCAATGA
- a CDS encoding glycosyltransferase family 1 protein: MKIAIDAQLAVGTATGIGEYVNGLVDALRAEGLDIVPLFEPKLDPWRFDRRVYWDQVLLPQRARACGADLLHCASGTVPVTATMPVVATVHDVAWLRVQEHARPYARYYFGRFATDRYRRLAAIAVDSAFSRSELLEMVDGLRAERVRVVYPGVAHDFSALERRGGDGRTILVVGTVERRKNLELIVRCLPFLENARLISVGPHTPYRDECEAMARALGVGDRVEFCGYVDRERLLELYATCAVVAMPSRYEGFGYGVAQALCAGVPCVSSDCSSLPEIAQNDAPALPIDHVQPWVEALDAALRGEADPRARAARPGAIERFSWKRSAQAMIETYELALAASQR; this comes from the coding sequence ATGAAAATCGCGATCGACGCCCAACTCGCCGTCGGAACCGCGACCGGCATCGGCGAATACGTGAACGGCCTCGTCGATGCGTTGCGAGCCGAAGGCCTCGACATCGTTCCGCTGTTCGAGCCGAAGCTCGACCCCTGGCGTTTCGACCGGCGCGTGTATTGGGACCAAGTGCTGTTGCCGCAACGCGCGCGAGCGTGCGGAGCCGATCTCTTGCACTGCGCTTCGGGTACCGTGCCGGTCACCGCCACGATGCCGGTCGTCGCGACGGTTCACGACGTCGCATGGCTGCGCGTTCAAGAGCACGCGCGCCCCTACGCGCGCTACTATTTCGGCCGCTTCGCAACCGACCGCTATCGGCGACTTGCCGCAATCGCCGTCGACTCCGCATTTTCGCGCAGCGAACTCTTGGAAATGGTCGACGGCCTGCGCGCCGAGCGCGTCCGCGTCGTCTATCCAGGTGTAGCCCACGATTTTAGCGCGCTCGAGCGCCGCGGCGGGGACGGACGCACGATCCTGGTCGTCGGCACCGTCGAGCGCCGGAAAAATCTCGAACTGATCGTGCGTTGCCTGCCCTTCCTGGAGAACGCTCGGCTGATTTCGGTGGGCCCGCACACGCCGTACCGCGATGAGTGCGAAGCCATGGCTCGGGCGCTCGGCGTCGGAGATCGCGTCGAGTTTTGCGGATACGTCGATCGAGAGCGCTTGTTGGAACTCTATGCGACCTGCGCCGTCGTTGCGATGCCCTCGCGCTACGAAGGCTTCGGTTACGGCGTCGCGCAAGCGCTGTGCGCCGGCGTTCCGTGCGTCTCCTCCGATTGCAGCTCGCTGCCGGAGATCGCGCAGAACGACGCGCCGGCGTTACCGATCGATCACGTGCAGCCGTGGGTCGAGGCGTTGGACGCCGCGTTACGCGGAGAGGCCGACCCGCGGGCCCGCGCGGCCCGGCCCGGCGCCATCGAACGATTTAGTTGGAAGCGCAGCGCGCAGGCGATGATCGAAACATACGAACTCGCGCTTGCTGCAAGCCAGCGCTAA
- the lpxA gene encoding acyl-ACP--UDP-N-acetylglucosamine O-acyltransferase — MIHPTAIVHPNANIARGAEIGPYSIVGENVTIGAGTVLQAHVVVNGWTEIGEECQIFPFATIGAASQDRKYYGERAYTKIGNRTTIREYVSIQRATGEDEVTSVGDDCLFLAYVHIAHNCIVGNGVTMSNLAQIAGHCEIGDSATIGGMAGMHQFTRVGRYAMIGGASKLTKDIPPFFLIEGNPAAPYGLNSVGLRRAGFSVEERNEIKRFYKHIYDPKLNVSQAIETMKTEVTTEPGREIIAFLEAPSQRGILK, encoded by the coding sequence ATGATTCACCCTACAGCCATCGTTCACCCGAATGCGAACATCGCCCGCGGCGCGGAAATAGGCCCGTACTCGATCGTCGGAGAGAACGTCACCATCGGCGCCGGCACGGTATTGCAGGCGCACGTCGTGGTTAACGGATGGACGGAGATCGGCGAGGAATGCCAGATCTTTCCGTTCGCAACCATCGGCGCCGCTTCGCAAGATCGCAAGTACTACGGCGAGCGGGCGTACACCAAAATCGGTAACCGAACGACGATTCGCGAGTACGTCAGCATTCAGCGGGCGACCGGCGAGGATGAGGTCACGTCCGTGGGCGACGACTGCTTGTTCCTGGCCTACGTGCACATCGCGCATAACTGTATCGTCGGGAACGGCGTCACGATGAGCAACCTCGCGCAAATTGCCGGGCACTGCGAGATCGGCGATTCGGCGACCATCGGCGGAATGGCCGGGATGCACCAGTTTACGCGGGTCGGGCGCTACGCGATGATCGGCGGCGCGAGCAAACTCACCAAGGACATCCCGCCCTTCTTCCTGATCGAAGGCAACCCCGCGGCCCCCTACGGGCTCAATAGCGTAGGCTTGCGCCGGGCCGGATTCAGCGTGGAAGAGCGCAACGAAATCAAGCGCTTCTACAAGCACATCTACGATCCGAAACTCAACGTATCGCAAGCGATCGAAACGATGAAGACCGAAGTCACGACCGAACCCGGCCGGGAGATCATCGCGTTTTTAGAAGCTCCCTCGCAACGCGGCATTCTCAAGTGA
- a CDS encoding pre-16S rRNA-processing nuclease YqgF, whose translation MNAVILGIDPGTRKVGYALIDLSGAVLGRGIEEPERLRERLLVVTGGHRVTAIALGKGTNARVVRAELAAIEVPIHLIDERATTLDARTLYFDDHPPRGWRRLIPRGMQLPPCPIDDYAAVLIARRLLAEGPPERLS comes from the coding sequence ATGAACGCGGTCATCCTAGGGATCGATCCCGGCACGCGCAAGGTTGGTTACGCGTTGATCGATCTCTCGGGCGCGGTGCTAGGACGCGGGATCGAGGAGCCGGAGCGCTTGCGCGAGCGGCTGCTCGTCGTCACGGGCGGGCATCGAGTGACGGCTATCGCCCTTGGCAAGGGCACCAACGCGCGCGTGGTTCGGGCTGAATTGGCGGCGATCGAGGTCCCGATCCACCTGATCGACGAGCGCGCGACCACGCTCGACGCTCGAACCCTGTACTTCGACGATCACCCGCCCCGCGGTTGGCGCCGGTTGATCCCGCGCGGGATGCAGTTGCCGCCCTGCCCGATCGACGACTACGCCGCTGTTTTGATCGCTCGCCGGTTATTGGCCGAAGGCCCTCCCGAACGTCTGTCGTAA
- a CDS encoding ATP-dependent DNA helicase RecQ, with the protein MIAEINPGVELYAALREQFGFDEFYPGQEEVVSRVLLGHDTLAILATGAGKSLTYQLPALMLEGTTLVVSPLIALMKDQLDMLRERGITDVVALNSTLSEDQEIATRERVRAGGVKIVYTTPEKLEDEAFLSILQQIHVPLFVVDEAHCISQWGHDFRPAYLALGHVIEKLRHPTVLALTATATPAVREDILKQLGIEHVKPIVKGFDRPNLVYEARKADKEADKLKALGKLFTGESTLAGTGIIYTATIKNALEVQKYLSDTLNIPAAVYHSKLHKEDRTTVHNLFMDETIRAVVATNAFGLGIDKPNIRFVVHYDLPGSVEAYTQEAGRAGRDGLPSRCILIYRTSDTRVQNYFLTGKYPGIEEVQRTFGTIEVFASQAGGVSMTDLRKILQLPLTKLKVILALLKKSGFIEASGKSAYSLTDAARKNRHLVLSLANYETKKSYDQSKLAMMLQYAESPSCRRRFILNYFGEDFERPNCGRCDNCARAALPGAKMLAHQGPSSVGFKISDIVNHPKFGTGTVERAEKDLVTVLFPSVGYKTLLATAVSPAQAQLA; encoded by the coding sequence ATGATTGCAGAGATAAACCCCGGTGTGGAGTTATACGCCGCGTTACGCGAACAGTTTGGATTTGACGAGTTCTATCCGGGCCAGGAAGAAGTTGTGTCCCGCGTCCTCCTAGGGCACGATACGCTTGCGATCCTGGCGACGGGCGCCGGGAAGAGCCTCACCTACCAACTTCCCGCACTCATGCTTGAGGGGACGACGCTGGTCGTGAGTCCGCTCATCGCCCTGATGAAAGACCAGCTCGACATGCTGCGCGAGCGCGGCATCACCGATGTGGTCGCGCTCAATTCCACGCTCTCCGAAGATCAAGAGATCGCAACCCGCGAACGGGTGCGAGCCGGGGGCGTCAAGATCGTGTACACGACGCCGGAGAAACTCGAAGACGAAGCGTTTCTTTCGATTCTGCAGCAGATTCACGTGCCGCTGTTCGTCGTCGACGAGGCGCACTGCATCAGTCAGTGGGGACACGATTTTCGCCCGGCCTATTTGGCGCTCGGGCACGTCATCGAAAAGCTCCGGCACCCCACCGTCTTAGCGCTCACGGCGACGGCCACGCCCGCCGTCCGCGAAGACATTCTCAAGCAGCTCGGCATCGAGCACGTCAAACCGATCGTCAAGGGATTCGATCGTCCGAACCTGGTGTACGAAGCGCGCAAGGCCGATAAAGAGGCCGACAAGCTCAAGGCGCTCGGCAAGCTCTTCACCGGCGAAAGCACCCTAGCCGGAACCGGAATCATCTACACGGCAACCATCAAGAACGCGCTGGAAGTGCAGAAGTATCTCAGCGACACGCTCAACATTCCGGCCGCCGTCTATCATTCGAAACTCCATAAAGAAGACCGCACCACCGTGCACAATCTCTTCATGGACGAAACGATTCGCGCCGTGGTTGCGACCAACGCGTTCGGTTTGGGCATCGATAAGCCGAACATTCGGTTCGTGGTGCATTACGATTTGCCCGGATCGGTCGAAGCGTACACCCAAGAAGCAGGCCGCGCCGGACGCGACGGGCTTCCCTCGCGATGCATTCTGATCTATCGCACGAGCGATACGCGCGTGCAGAATTATTTTCTCACCGGCAAGTATCCCGGGATCGAAGAAGTCCAGCGCACGTTCGGTACGATCGAAGTGTTCGCGAGCCAGGCCGGCGGCGTCTCGATGACCGACCTGCGCAAGATCCTCCAGCTCCCGTTGACGAAACTCAAAGTGATCCTCGCCCTGCTCAAAAAGTCCGGCTTCATCGAAGCCTCGGGAAAATCGGCTTACAGCCTGACCGATGCGGCGCGTAAGAACCGCCATCTCGTGCTGAGCCTAGCCAACTACGAAACCAAGAAATCGTACGATCAAAGCAAGCTTGCCATGATGTTGCAGTATGCCGAGAGCCCCTCGTGCCGGCGCCGCTTCATCCTCAACTATTTCGGTGAGGACTTCGAGCGGCCGAACTGCGGACGATGCGATAACTGCGCCCGAGCGGCGCTACCGGGTGCGAAAATGCTCGCACACCAAGGTCCATCGAGCGTTGGCTTCAAAATCTCCGATATCGTCAACCATCCGAAGTTTGGGACCGGAACCGTGGAACGAGCCGAGAAAGACTTGGTCACCGTCCTGTTCCCCAGCGTCGGATATAAAACGCTTCTTGCGACGGCCGTAAGCCCCGCGCAAGCGCAACTCGCATAA
- a CDS encoding metallophosphoesterase, with protein MRIYHTSDLHDHRGFGPRLAELRAAQPGLLFDCGDSLRGSQTVYYANEPIIGEIDAAGYMAQAIGNREFHYLFPLLRARARKMQHPLICSNLLDTKGRDLPFLRALTFDEAGTRVHLLGTLIMQYPVGSPFERIFGWRFLDPWDAIEPYASALPEGDLLIVLSHIGLALDRKLAERVPRIDLILGGHSHDTLAQPEYVGDVPIVHAGPYGRYVSRTQLQYDPVRARHTIDAFELVPLLPAS; from the coding sequence GTGCGCATTTATCACACCTCCGATCTGCACGACCATCGTGGTTTCGGGCCGCGGCTCGCCGAATTGCGCGCCGCGCAACCCGGCCTGCTCTTCGATTGCGGCGATTCGCTGCGCGGTAGCCAAACGGTGTACTATGCGAACGAGCCGATTATCGGCGAGATCGACGCCGCCGGGTATATGGCGCAAGCGATCGGCAACCGCGAGTTCCACTACCTCTTTCCGCTGCTGCGCGCGCGCGCGCGGAAGATGCAGCATCCCCTCATCTGCAGTAATTTGCTCGACACCAAAGGTCGCGATCTCCCGTTTTTGCGCGCTCTAACCTTCGATGAAGCGGGAACGCGCGTTCATCTGCTTGGAACGCTGATCATGCAGTATCCGGTGGGCAGCCCGTTCGAACGGATCTTCGGCTGGCGGTTCCTAGACCCGTGGGACGCCATCGAGCCGTATGCGAGCGCGCTGCCGGAAGGCGATCTGTTGATCGTGCTCTCGCACATCGGGCTTGCGCTCGACCGCAAACTCGCCGAGCGCGTGCCGCGCATCGACCTCATCTTAGGCGGCCACAGTCACGATACGCTCGCGCAGCCGGAATACGTCGGCGACGTCCCGATCGTGCATGCCGGGCCGTACGGGCGCTACGTCTCGCGCACGCAACTGCAGTACGATCCCGTCCGGGCGCGGCATACGATCGACGCATTCGAACTCGTGCCGTTGCTGCCGGCTTCGTGA
- a CDS encoding O-antigen ligase family protein: MLAKWARGMPAGLAFAQACVPFFPAFITLTTVTFPGISIVPPRVAWGLLAAMGILALYATVMVLAPPRRGSPIGIPMWSWVAASMLAALLGFNPHDGVLFIGIFALGAVWHSAIVRYYTYPGAARAIAWAFMLSGALASAAAIGMVLTRLPSAQYTIGNGRAIGTFVLPGELAGYLIVLLPIAYAIARITRERALRIAALAALALGLVAMVLSFSRTGWVGLAAAAAFLIVVRARHARQGALWAVAVVGAVLAAVLLAFNMHHNPSENYTRLSIWQAAIQIIDRFPLTGVGPFGFSKLYAVVRLPDGDATAFHAHSVYLTFLAELGIVGFGAFVWTWWSFAIALRDAVREASADAAFLALAIAAGLMGTLVQGLIDVVSVVIFGLWLPTLAYALVAARHGLMERADGP, translated from the coding sequence ATGTTGGCTAAATGGGCGCGCGGCATGCCGGCCGGTCTTGCGTTCGCACAGGCATGCGTGCCGTTTTTCCCCGCGTTCATCACGCTGACGACGGTGACGTTCCCGGGCATTTCGATCGTTCCGCCGCGGGTGGCGTGGGGGTTGCTGGCCGCGATGGGCATCCTCGCACTCTATGCCACGGTGATGGTGCTCGCCCCACCTCGGCGAGGCTCGCCGATCGGCATCCCGATGTGGTCGTGGGTGGCGGCCTCGATGCTCGCAGCGCTGTTGGGCTTCAACCCGCACGACGGGGTGCTGTTCATCGGAATTTTTGCCCTGGGCGCGGTATGGCACAGCGCGATCGTGCGCTATTACACCTATCCGGGAGCCGCGCGCGCGATTGCTTGGGCCTTCATGCTATCGGGCGCCCTCGCATCGGCAGCCGCGATTGGGATGGTCCTCACGCGGCTCCCTTCGGCCCAATACACGATTGGAAACGGGCGAGCGATCGGCACCTTCGTGTTGCCGGGCGAACTCGCGGGATACCTCATCGTCCTTCTGCCGATCGCCTATGCGATCGCCCGCATTACGCGCGAGCGCGCCTTACGCATTGCTGCGTTAGCGGCTCTCGCTCTGGGCCTGGTGGCGATGGTGCTGAGCTTCTCGCGGACCGGCTGGGTGGGCCTCGCCGCCGCGGCCGCCTTCCTGATCGTGGTTAGGGCGCGGCACGCGCGCCAAGGGGCGCTATGGGCGGTTGCGGTCGTCGGTGCCGTGCTGGCGGCGGTGCTGCTGGCGTTCAACATGCACCACAACCCGAGCGAAAATTATACGCGCCTCTCGATCTGGCAGGCGGCGATCCAGATCATCGATCGCTTTCCGCTGACGGGCGTCGGGCCGTTCGGCTTCTCCAAACTCTATGCGGTCGTGAGGCTGCCCGACGGCGATGCGACCGCTTTTCACGCCCACAGCGTGTATTTGACGTTTTTGGCCGAGCTGGGAATCGTCGGCTTCGGCGCGTTCGTCTGGACGTGGTGGAGCTTTGCGATCGCGTTGCGGGATGCCGTTCGTGAGGCATCCGCGGATGCGGCGTTCCTCGCGCTTGCGATTGCAGCGGGACTAATGGGAACGCTCGTGCAAGGGCTGATCGACGTTGTGAGTGTTGTGATCTTTGGCTTGTGGCTCCCCACCTTGGCGTATGCGCTGGTCGCTGCTCGCCACGGATTGATGGAGCGCGCCGATGGGCCGTGA
- the lptB gene encoding LPS export ABC transporter ATP-binding protein, whose product MNENSTIKIRGLVKKYGERSVVEGVSAEVHTGEVVGLLGPNGAGKTTTFYMVVGLIKPDGGNVVLERGGKEVDLSGRPMYERARNGIGYLAQENSIFRKLSVGDNIRLIWEQNGVPRDEQERRLPALLEEFGLRAFVDARGDSLSGGERRRVEIARAIATEPEFLLLDEPFTGIDPIAVADIQAMIRQLRDRGIGVLITDHQVRETLAIVDRAYIMNNGRIEVSGTAQNVLDSPIARKFYLGEGFRL is encoded by the coding sequence ATGAACGAAAACAGCACGATTAAAATACGCGGTCTGGTCAAAAAATACGGCGAGCGCAGCGTCGTCGAAGGCGTCAGTGCCGAAGTGCATACCGGCGAAGTGGTCGGCTTGCTCGGCCCCAACGGCGCGGGCAAAACGACGACGTTCTATATGGTCGTAGGGCTGATAAAGCCGGACGGCGGCAACGTGGTGTTGGAGCGAGGGGGCAAAGAGGTCGATCTTTCGGGGCGCCCGATGTACGAGCGCGCTCGCAACGGGATCGGGTACCTTGCCCAGGAGAATTCGATCTTTCGCAAGCTCTCGGTAGGCGATAATATCCGCCTTATTTGGGAGCAAAACGGCGTCCCGCGGGACGAACAAGAGCGCCGCCTGCCGGCATTGCTGGAAGAGTTTGGGCTGCGGGCGTTCGTCGATGCGCGCGGCGATTCGCTCTCCGGCGGCGAACGCCGCCGCGTCGAAATTGCGCGCGCGATCGCGACCGAGCCCGAGTTCTTACTCCTGGACGAGCCGTTCACGGGTATCGATCCGATCGCCGTCGCGGATATTCAAGCGATGATCCGTCAACTGCGCGACCGCGGTATCGGCGTGCTCATTACCGATCACCAAGTGCGCGAGACCCTCGCCATCGTCGACCGTGCGTATATCATGAATAACGGACGCATCGAAGTCTCCGGCACGGCGCAGAACGTTCTCGATTCGCCGATTGCGCGCAAGTTTTACTTGGGCGAAGGATTCCGCCTGTAG